The Cucurbita pepo subsp. pepo cultivar mu-cu-16 chromosome LG05, ASM280686v2, whole genome shotgun sequence nucleotide sequence AATGAAATGGAGGAGAGTAAGAGTGAGCAGAGAGGATTGAACTTGATGGACAAGACACTGATGGTTAGAGGGGCACGAATTTCGTATAGCATTTGGGAAGTGGGAGGTAATTGGCTAAATTTGCAGCTCAAGAATTATAATGTGGACAGTTCTATGATGAGATGCAGAAAGGAAATAATGTGTGTATATGGATGCAGGTGATAAGAAATCTCAGGATCACATTCCAACGGCATGCAAGGACTCAGTAGcaattctttttatgtttgatCTAACAAGTCGGCGTACCTTAAAGAGGTGAGACTTGTTTCTGTTGAGTATTCAACTTTGGCTTTGATGAATGAGAAGATTGAAACCAAGGTTTTCCTTCTGTTTGCAGCGTTCTAAGGTGGTATAGACAGGCCTGGAAGTGGAATCAGGTACTTTAGGACCCATTTGATAGCACCCTCCAAAGTTTCTAAAAGCAAAAGCTCCTTTCTACCACTTTACTGAAGGTGGAACGTTCTCTGTTTGTTTTGCAGGCAGCAATTCCAGTACTGATAGGAACAAAGTTTGATGATTTTATCCAACTCCCAATCGATTTGCAATGGGCAATTGCAAGCGAGGTAACAGTTGAAATCATGAGTGTTTCTTTAGTCGTACCCTTAGCCAGGAAACTGAATGATGATCCAAGATCCTGCAACTCCATAATTTTGTAACAAACTGATAGACTTTTTTGAGAGTTTCCCACcaaatcttccaaatttgGGTTATGCCAGAGGTTGTCTCaagattttcttattttgacaGGCAAGAGCCTACGCAAAGGCACTGAATGCGACGTTGTTCTTCTCCAGTGCAACCTACAACATCAATGTCAATAAGATCTTCAAATTCATCACAGCAAAGCTCTTTGACTTACCTTGGACGCTTGAGCGCAACTTGACTGTTGGAGAGCCTATGATAGATTTCTAGAGTTGTTCTTCCACCCTACATTGCCAACCTGATTCTCAAGAAACTCATAAAATCATCCTGCACAAGGATTACCATCCACATTGCTTCCACACAGCTATGTCAGATGTAGCGGAGAAAGGCAGAGGCGTAGAGCCCCGTCTCCGAAGTCAAGATGCATCTGCACTGCACCAAAGTTGTAGAAAAGCAATCAGACAATTTGTAATAACCACAGTTGTTTACGGTGTCATAGGAATCAGATCAGGCATGTCATAGCAAATGCAGCTAGAATCCTTTTAGAAAGTTTAGTTCAAAATCCATGCGTATCTGTAATCACGCTCAgcatcttcttttttatgagAAAATTACCGTGcctgtaaaattaaaaagcagTTAGATGTCCTTCTTGCTTGATGTGATCGAGTAAAGTTTTGTCCCTCATCTTTAG carries:
- the LOC111795814 gene encoding septum-promoting GTP-binding protein 1-like translates to MPQPCRKQPLNFGLKRQMHHPATALKRRTRQFLESILTCYSKKPQTCRTVRDDAATASISPRAVADGGFEAETRTPLCHNHSQDKDLVPLKISLLGDSQIGKTSFLEKYVGNEMEESKSEQRGLNLMDKTLMVRGARISYSIWEVGGDKKSQDHIPTACKDSVAILFMFDLTSRRTLKSVLRWYRQAWKWNQAAIPVLIGTKFDDFIQLPIDLQWAIASEARAYAKALNATLFFSSATYNINVNKIFKFITAKLFDLPWTLERNLTVGEPMIDF